TGGGTGTCCTCTGTATTACACAGCCAGCTTGTCGGTGAGTTTAGCTTGTGAGCCAGCACCAAAGGGATCCAAATGTCACTCTTCACATAAGAAGgcaccagttttataaataaaagtatttGCTATGTTTCCAATTTGTAGGTTTACTTTTCTTTGTCTATGTTTAGCAGATTGGTTTGTCTAACATTTCAATCAATGTGAATGATAAAGGTGAGAGATATACTGTAGCACAGATTGTGAAAACACTTTTAATGTTCTTACATATGATCTTGAAAGCTCCAAACTAGGATGGATGATGCTCAAAGTCTCAATATTCATTAGAAAACAGTTCAGTTACATTCTGCTTTATATTACTACATTCATTTTAATGATTATTTATTGACCATTGTCCAAATTTATTTCTCGTAATAATAACATACTAATTGTTCTGTATCTGTAGATTCTAATAAAAACTGTACGATGGCAAGAATCAATGAAACACACATCACTACATTTATAGTGCTGGGATTTCCAAGTTTGCACCAACTGAGGGTCTTTATTTTCATTCTAGGATTATTTATCTATATAATAACATTATTTGGAAATGTCTTAATAGTTCTCATGGTTCGAAAAGAGAATCGTCTTCATTCGCCTATGTATTTCTTTCTTGCAAATATTTCTGTGATTGATATTTTCTACACAACTAATATTGTCCCTCAGATGCTTGCTACATTTCTCATTAAAATTTATGTTATCTCCTACACTGGATGCATTTCTCAGTTTTTTATTCATATCTGCCTTGGATCAGCAGAATGTCTCATCTTGGCCATCATGGCATTCGACCGCTATGTTGCAGTATGCAATCCATTGCATTACCTTTCCATCATGAATTATACcgtatgtatatatttaattgctGGAATGTGGGCCATAGCAATAACAGCTAACCTGCCTCCACTGTTTTCagtttgtcagttacatttctgTGGTCGCAACACAATCAATCACTTTTTTTGCGATGCCCCACCATTACTGGAAGTTTCCTGTGAAGGGTCCGAAACAGTAGAATTTGTTAACTTTGTTGTTGCTGCCAGTATGATCATGAGCTCTTTTTCTATAATCATGTTGTCCTATGGATTAATTATTAGAGCCATTATTTTCATTTCCAAAACAGGGAGAAAGAAGAAAACATTTTCAACTTGTGTTTCACATCTGATAGTTGTGGCTATTTTCTTTGGAAGTTTAATTATTATGTATGTAAGACCAAATTATGCAAACACAGCAGAATATAACAAAATTGTGTCTGTTTGCTACACTATGGTGACGCCGATGATGAACCCAGTCATATACACATTTAGAAACAAAGATATTAAACACTCACTTAGGAGCCATTTCATTTGTCATGATGTCTAGAAAATAATATAAatgcaattttatatttttcatatatcTATGAATCTGTATGGTTACAATCTGTTGTATTTTGGACAGTATGCTAGATGTTCCTAGAtactgagataaaaaaaaaaaaaaaatggtcaccatgttattaccacatacagtgagatatgtcagatttgctaaattaggcctggacaggaagggagcaaatggcccagatgtgacgtggttaaggacagctaggtgttgtcaaaactCGGACTGGAACTTAAaaggtgtttgaccccacctggctgcaaatcagctcagcagcacacactgggaggaaaatacctgtcctcccagaccatacccttcacagtgtcactatagatatatatatatatatatatatatatatatatatatatatatatatatatatatatatatatatatatatataaatatatatatatatatatatatatatatactctttttgtgaggcaaggtaaccaaagaatgtctgttctggcacagttttaatttttagttttttacaatgtttaccTGACAGAGtaaataatgtgatatttttagagagcaggTCGTAACTACATGGCAAAACttaatttgtctatttttttttattttggatttacacaattaaaaaaatcatgtttttgtgttcccattttctgaaagccattttttttttgggggggggggggcgattcttcgataggggcaaattttttgtggtatgagatgatggtttgattgttaccattttgggacacatgaatttttgatcgcttaatattgcactttttgtgttgtaaggtgataaaaatagctttttggcacgggttttatttcttttcttttttttacggcattcaccagacgggttagctcatgtttttttttttttaacaaatatctGTTTTATTGCTTTTCACAATGAGAAAATAAGCATAATTTGTAATATTACAGGTACTACAAAATACCAAATATATACTTTTTCATAAATTGCAGATTTAGAGAAAACAGACATATATAGCAAAGGCCCACCAAAGTATACCTATTGGGGGTGCACACAAAGACACGAGtagtatgtaatttattaatttgaCCTTACAAGGTCTTGGAGCAAGGTCTTTGCAGcacacatttttatatttattcaagCTGGTTTTGATGGGATACGATATTCTAAACATAAccatcagggccggactgggacaaaaaataggcccaggcatttttgactgagcagcccaatcacatgacccccaacaggccccacccccttgcattCACGGGGc
This portion of the Bufo gargarizans isolate SCDJY-AF-19 chromosome 1, ASM1485885v1, whole genome shotgun sequence genome encodes:
- the LOC122928578 gene encoding olfactory receptor 1440-like; amino-acid sequence: MVRKENRLHSPMYFFLANISVIDIFYTTNIVPQMLATFLIKIYVISYTGCISQFFIHICLGSAECLILAIMAFDRYVAVCNPLHYLSIMNYTVCIYLIAGMWAIAITANLPPLFSVCQLHFCGRNTINHFFCDAPPLLEVSCEGSETVEFVNFVVAASMIMSSFSIIMLSYGLIIRAIIFISKTGRKKKTFSTCVSHLIVVAIFFGSLIIMYVRPNYANTAEYNKIVSVCYTMVTPMMNPVIYTFRNKDIKHSLRSHFICHDV